The Nitrospira sp. sequence CCGGATTGATTGGTTCCGAGGGCGGTTCAGATTCTGGATATTGTCCCGTGACGACGCCCGTCTTAAGGCTCTTTTTGATGATCCGAAACATGGCTCGCCCCTTTCTCAGAGGTCATTGCCCGCATACGACAGATTGAAGCTCTTGTTGATCAGTGGAAAATCAGGAATGATGTTCCCTAACACAGCCCATTGTATGGCAGGCCAATTGACGAATGAGGGATCGCGGACTTTGCAGCGATGAATCATTCCATCGTCTCCGGCCGATACGAAATAGAGAATCTCGCCTCGCCATCCCTCCACGGCAGCGACTGCCCAGGTTCCAGGAGACGCCGATCGGCCTGGTTCAGCCGCTATGGGACCATCCGGAATTCGCGCGTGAATCTCGCGGATGAGTCGGATCGATTCGTGGATCTCATCGCCACGGACGCGCAATCTCGCTCGTGCGTCGCCATAGCGATACAGCGCCACGTTCACCGGCAGTTCGTCATACGCGGCGAAGGGGCGATCTCGTCGGACATCCTGATCCATCCCCGACGCCCGCCCGACCACTCCGGTCACAGCGTGATCCCGGGCGATCCGTTCCGTCAGGACTCCTGTGGTCTCAAGTCGATCGGTAAGTGAGGCATTGGCAAAGATGATCGCACCCACTTCGGAGAAGTCCTTCTGGATGCCGTTGAGTTCTTCAACGAGGTTGCTGAATAGGCCGCGATCGACGTCCCAACTGACTCCTCCTATCCGCATGACGCCCCGAAGAAACCGTGAACCTGTCAGCCGTTCATTGAGTTGCATGACTCGCTCCTTCATCCGCCCACAATGCGCATGGGCCAGCGCATACGCCGTGTCATTGCACATCGCACCGATATCCCCGAGGTGATTGTACAGTCGTTCCAGCTCTAGAAAGAGAGAACGGAGGTACCTGGCGCGTCGTGGCACATCGAGATGCAGGAGCGTTTCCACCGCTTGGCAGTAGGCCAGACTGTGCCCGATGGTCGTGTCCCCAGACACGCGTTCCGCCAGCAGTACCGCGTCAGTCAGCGTGAGTTGCTCGAACAGTTTTTCCACGCCACGATGTTTCCAGAAGTGGCGCACTTCCAACTGCATGATGGGCTCGCCGGCAACCGAAAAGCGGAAGTGTCCGGGTTCGATGATCCCAGCGTGAATCGGTCCGACCGGAACTTCAAAAACCCCTTCCCCTTCAATGTGGTGGAACCGGTATTCGCCCTGTTGGCGTTTCAGGATTGTGTTCCATAGAAAGTCTTTCCGTAACGGATGGGCTCCCTTCTCCCAATGCTCATGTCGGACCAGACGACGAAGATCAGGATGGCCTTGTGGGATCAAACCAAAGAGATCACGAATCTCCCGTTCATACCATTGCGCGGCATGAACCGACGGAGTGATCGACGTGAACAGACGGTCATCTCCGATCAATTCTGTCGTCAACAGCACAAATGGTTGGTGGGACT is a genomic window containing:
- a CDS encoding NADH-quinone oxidoreductase subunit C encodes the protein MTDSPSPERSIEQRIRTVFPCLVPDYPSGTALTRYRTDKLQLPKLVQLLHEKMQGRLALLFAVDCRPLEEKYELQYLFAFKSHQPFVLLTTELIGDDRLFTSITPSVHAAQWYEREIRDLFGLIPQGHPDLRRLVRHEHWEKGAHPLRKDFLWNTILKRQQGEYRFHHIEGEGVFEVPVGPIHAGIIEPGHFRFSVAGEPIMQLEVRHFWKHRGVEKLFEQLTLTDAVLLAERVSGDTTIGHSLAYCQAVETLLHLDVPRRARYLRSLFLELERLYNHLGDIGAMCNDTAYALAHAHCGRMKERVMQLNERLTGSRFLRGVMRIGGVSWDVDRGLFSNLVEELNGIQKDFSEVGAIIFANASLTDRLETTGVLTERIARDHAVTGVVGRASGMDQDVRRDRPFAAYDELPVNVALYRYGDARARLRVRGDEIHESIRLIREIHARIPDGPIAAEPGRSASPGTWAVAAVEGWRGEILYFVSAGDDGMIHRCKVRDPSFVNWPAIQWAVLGNIIPDFPLINKSFNLSYAGNDL